Proteins from a genomic interval of Arvicanthis niloticus isolate mArvNil1 chromosome 26, mArvNil1.pat.X, whole genome shotgun sequence:
- the Senp8 gene encoding sentrin-specific protease 8 isoform X1, which yields MVTHSGSQLRLENQPKFGAILGYMKPCFNRPPWLSWNWFCRPGWCRTHRDAPALPTKCCELELLEFLGSPAQYKMDPVVLSYMDSLLRQSDLSLLDPPNWLNDHIIGFAFEYFANSQFHDCSDHVCFISPEVTQFIKCTSSPAEIAMFLEPLDLPHKRVVFLAINDNSNQAAGGTHWSLLVYLQDKNSFFHYDSHSRSNSIHAKQVAEKLKAFLGSKGDKLVFVEEKAPAQQNSYDCGMYVICNTEALCQNLFRRQPESPLQLLTPTYITKKRGEWKDLIARLAKKTK from the exons ATGGTGACTCACTCAGGAAGCCAGCTAAGGCTGGAGAATCAGCCTAAGTTTGGAGCAATCTTAGGCTACATGAAACCGTGCTTCAACAGacca ccctggctttcctggaactggttctgtagaccaggctggtgtcgaactcacagagatgcacctgccttgCCAACCAAGTGCTGTGAACTAGAG CTTCTGGAATTTCTGGGAAGCCCTGCTCAATACAAGATGGACCCTGTGGTCTTGAGTTATATGGACAGTCTATTGCGACAATCAGATCTCTCACTATTGGACCCTCCAAACTGGCTCAATGACCACATTATTGGATTTGCCTTTGAATACTTTGCCAATAGTCAGTTTCATGATTGCTCAGACCATGTCTGCTTCATCAGCCCTGAAGTCACCCAGTTCATTAAGTGCACCAGCAGCCCTGCAGAGATTGCCATGTTCCTTGAACCCCTGGATCTTCCCCACAAAAGAGTGGTGTTTTTAGCCATCAATGATAATTCTAACCAGGCAGCTGGAGGTACCCACTGGAGTTTGTTGGTTTATCTCCAAGATAAAAATAGCTTCTTTCATTATGATTCCCATAGCAGGAGCAACTCAATCCATGCAAAGCAGGTAGCAGAGAAACTGAAGGCCTTCTTAGGGAGCAAAGGAGACAAACTGGTCTTTGTGGAAGAGAAAGCCCCAGCTCAACAGAACAGCTATGACTGTGGGATGTACGTGATATGTAACACCGAGGCCTTATGTCAGAATCTCTTTAGACGACAGCCAGAATCCCCACTGCAGCTACTCACCCCGACATACATCACAAAGAAGAGGGGAGAATGGAAAGATCTAATTGCCAGACTTGCTAAAAAAACGAAGTAG
- the Senp8 gene encoding sentrin-specific protease 8 isoform X2: MVTHSGSQLRLENQPKFGAILGYMKPCFNRPLLEFLGSPAQYKMDPVVLSYMDSLLRQSDLSLLDPPNWLNDHIIGFAFEYFANSQFHDCSDHVCFISPEVTQFIKCTSSPAEIAMFLEPLDLPHKRVVFLAINDNSNQAAGGTHWSLLVYLQDKNSFFHYDSHSRSNSIHAKQVAEKLKAFLGSKGDKLVFVEEKAPAQQNSYDCGMYVICNTEALCQNLFRRQPESPLQLLTPTYITKKRGEWKDLIARLAKKTK, translated from the exons ATGGTGACTCACTCAGGAAGCCAGCTAAGGCTGGAGAATCAGCCTAAGTTTGGAGCAATCTTAGGCTACATGAAACCGTGCTTCAACAGacca CTTCTGGAATTTCTGGGAAGCCCTGCTCAATACAAGATGGACCCTGTGGTCTTGAGTTATATGGACAGTCTATTGCGACAATCAGATCTCTCACTATTGGACCCTCCAAACTGGCTCAATGACCACATTATTGGATTTGCCTTTGAATACTTTGCCAATAGTCAGTTTCATGATTGCTCAGACCATGTCTGCTTCATCAGCCCTGAAGTCACCCAGTTCATTAAGTGCACCAGCAGCCCTGCAGAGATTGCCATGTTCCTTGAACCCCTGGATCTTCCCCACAAAAGAGTGGTGTTTTTAGCCATCAATGATAATTCTAACCAGGCAGCTGGAGGTACCCACTGGAGTTTGTTGGTTTATCTCCAAGATAAAAATAGCTTCTTTCATTATGATTCCCATAGCAGGAGCAACTCAATCCATGCAAAGCAGGTAGCAGAGAAACTGAAGGCCTTCTTAGGGAGCAAAGGAGACAAACTGGTCTTTGTGGAAGAGAAAGCCCCAGCTCAACAGAACAGCTATGACTGTGGGATGTACGTGATATGTAACACCGAGGCCTTATGTCAGAATCTCTTTAGACGACAGCCAGAATCCCCACTGCAGCTACTCACCCCGACATACATCACAAAGAAGAGGGGAGAATGGAAAGATCTAATTGCCAGACTTGCTAAAAAAACGAAGTAG
- the Senp8 gene encoding sentrin-specific protease 8 isoform X3, translating into MLLEFLGSPAQYKMDPVVLSYMDSLLRQSDLSLLDPPNWLNDHIIGFAFEYFANSQFHDCSDHVCFISPEVTQFIKCTSSPAEIAMFLEPLDLPHKRVVFLAINDNSNQAAGGTHWSLLVYLQDKNSFFHYDSHSRSNSIHAKQVAEKLKAFLGSKGDKLVFVEEKAPAQQNSYDCGMYVICNTEALCQNLFRRQPESPLQLLTPTYITKKRGEWKDLIARLAKKTK; encoded by the coding sequence CTTCTGGAATTTCTGGGAAGCCCTGCTCAATACAAGATGGACCCTGTGGTCTTGAGTTATATGGACAGTCTATTGCGACAATCAGATCTCTCACTATTGGACCCTCCAAACTGGCTCAATGACCACATTATTGGATTTGCCTTTGAATACTTTGCCAATAGTCAGTTTCATGATTGCTCAGACCATGTCTGCTTCATCAGCCCTGAAGTCACCCAGTTCATTAAGTGCACCAGCAGCCCTGCAGAGATTGCCATGTTCCTTGAACCCCTGGATCTTCCCCACAAAAGAGTGGTGTTTTTAGCCATCAATGATAATTCTAACCAGGCAGCTGGAGGTACCCACTGGAGTTTGTTGGTTTATCTCCAAGATAAAAATAGCTTCTTTCATTATGATTCCCATAGCAGGAGCAACTCAATCCATGCAAAGCAGGTAGCAGAGAAACTGAAGGCCTTCTTAGGGAGCAAAGGAGACAAACTGGTCTTTGTGGAAGAGAAAGCCCCAGCTCAACAGAACAGCTATGACTGTGGGATGTACGTGATATGTAACACCGAGGCCTTATGTCAGAATCTCTTTAGACGACAGCCAGAATCCCCACTGCAGCTACTCACCCCGACATACATCACAAAGAAGAGGGGAGAATGGAAAGATCTAATTGCCAGACTTGCTAAAAAAACGAAGTAG
- the Senp8 gene encoding sentrin-specific protease 8 isoform X4 gives MDPVVLSYMDSLLRQSDLSLLDPPNWLNDHIIGFAFEYFANSQFHDCSDHVCFISPEVTQFIKCTSSPAEIAMFLEPLDLPHKRVVFLAINDNSNQAAGGTHWSLLVYLQDKNSFFHYDSHSRSNSIHAKQVAEKLKAFLGSKGDKLVFVEEKAPAQQNSYDCGMYVICNTEALCQNLFRRQPESPLQLLTPTYITKKRGEWKDLIARLAKKTK, from the coding sequence ATGGACCCTGTGGTCTTGAGTTATATGGACAGTCTATTGCGACAATCAGATCTCTCACTATTGGACCCTCCAAACTGGCTCAATGACCACATTATTGGATTTGCCTTTGAATACTTTGCCAATAGTCAGTTTCATGATTGCTCAGACCATGTCTGCTTCATCAGCCCTGAAGTCACCCAGTTCATTAAGTGCACCAGCAGCCCTGCAGAGATTGCCATGTTCCTTGAACCCCTGGATCTTCCCCACAAAAGAGTGGTGTTTTTAGCCATCAATGATAATTCTAACCAGGCAGCTGGAGGTACCCACTGGAGTTTGTTGGTTTATCTCCAAGATAAAAATAGCTTCTTTCATTATGATTCCCATAGCAGGAGCAACTCAATCCATGCAAAGCAGGTAGCAGAGAAACTGAAGGCCTTCTTAGGGAGCAAAGGAGACAAACTGGTCTTTGTGGAAGAGAAAGCCCCAGCTCAACAGAACAGCTATGACTGTGGGATGTACGTGATATGTAACACCGAGGCCTTATGTCAGAATCTCTTTAGACGACAGCCAGAATCCCCACTGCAGCTACTCACCCCGACATACATCACAAAGAAGAGGGGAGAATGGAAAGATCTAATTGCCAGACTTGCTAAAAAAACGAAGTAG